Part of the bacterium genome is shown below.
GTAACCCTGCAAATCCAAAGTCACATAAACAAAACCCAGTGATTTAAATTTATTGATTATTTTTTCACGGATATTTTTCCTGTTTAACCGTTCAATGGCCAAAGCTTCAAGTTCAATCCTTGCAAGGTTTCCATGGACCCTCACGCGAAATGATTTAAACCCCAAAATGGAAATAAATTTCTCCGCTTTTTCTATTTTTACAAGGTTTTCTTTTGTTATTTCTTCTCCATAAGGTATCCGGGAGGAAAGACAAGCCATTGAAGGCTTGTTCCATGTCGGTAATCCCAATTCACGGCTCAGCCGCCGTATGTCTTCTTTTGTTAACCCGGCCTCCAAAAGAGGGCTGCGGACACCAAATTCCTTTGCCGCCTGCCTGCCGGGACGGACATCTTTCAAGTCATCCCTATTGGTTCCGTCACATATCCATTTTATATTTTCTTTCCCTGCAATATCAGCCAGTTTTGCAAACAATTCAAGTTTACAAAAATAACAACGGTCGGGAGGATTGGATTTGAAATTTTTATTATTTAATTCTTTTGTTTTTATTACCATGTGCCTCGCTTCAATAGCTTTAGCTAACTTCACGGCTTCCTTTAATTCTCTTGCAGGATACGTCTCTGACTGCGCCGTAACCGCCAAAATATTCCTGCCTAACACATCATGTCCGACTTTCAGCAAAAATGCGCTGTCCGCCCCGCCGGAATAAGCCAGTATAAACGCGCCCATTTTTTTAATGTTTTTTTTCAGCCTTTCAAATTTTTCCTTCAAAATACTTTCCATGATACCATTAGGGCCTCTTATTATAAAATAAAAAAACCGACTCTAAAGCCGGTAATAAGAAATTCTATCCCAATATATAAAATTGTCAATAAATTATTTTAATGAATTTGTTTTTTCCTATTATGCAACTAAATCATCTTTAACCTTGGACAATTTACCCTTCAGCCTCAAAATGGCCTTGGTATGCATCTGTGACACTCTCGACTCAGACACATCAAGAAGGTCTCCTATTTGTTTCAACGTCAACTCTTCAAAATAATATAAAGAAACAACTGTCCTTTCCCTCTCAGGCAGCCTCTCAATAGCCTGCTGCAAAACTTCTTTTTTCTCCTGTGACTCGCTTTCTTCCTCCGGGTTCGGGATCTTAAAATCTTCAACCAAATCAAGCATCTGGACAGCCTGGTCGTCATCTTTAACAGTCCAGAATTTATCCAGTGAAACAACAGCCGTATTATTCACTTTTGTGACAAGATTATAA
Proteins encoded:
- the larE gene encoding ATP-dependent sacrificial sulfur transferase LarE yields the protein MESILKEKFERLKKNIKKMGAFILAYSGGADSAFLLKVGHDVLGRNILAVTAQSETYPARELKEAVKLAKAIEARHMVIKTKELNNKNFKSNPPDRCYFCKLELFAKLADIAGKENIKWICDGTNRDDLKDVRPGRQAAKEFGVRSPLLEAGLTKEDIRRLSRELGLPTWNKPSMACLSSRIPYGEEITKENLVKIEKAEKFISILGFKSFRVRVHGNLARIELEALAIERLNRKNIREKIINKFKSLGFVYVTLDLQGYRTGSMNEEL